One stretch of Pseudomonas fluorescens Q2-87 DNA includes these proteins:
- the gabT gene encoding 4-aminobutyrate--2-oxoglutarate transaminase, with the protein MNSKVEETPSLLRQRDQFVPRGLVTAHPLVIDRAQGSELWDVDGKRYLDFVGGIGVLNVGHNHPKVVAAVQAQLQKVSHACFQVVAYKPYLDLAQRLCEMIGGQQAYKAAFFTSGAEAVENAVKIARAHTNRSAVIAFRGGFHGRTLLGTTLTGMSQPYKQNFGPFAPEVFHTPYPNAYRGVTSEMALGALDELLATQVAPERVAAIIIEPVQGDGGFLSAPVEFLQGLRALTEKHGIVLILDEIQTGFGRTGKWFGFQHAGIQPDLVTVAKSLAGGLPLSGVVGRAAIMDAPLPGGLGGTYGGNALSCAAALAVIEAYEQEQLLARGLALGERLREGLLRLQTRYPQIGDVRGSGFMLAIELIKDDEARTPDADLNQRLIDEARAGGLLVIKCGVYRNVLRFLAPLVTSDAQIDEALQILDAALARVLG; encoded by the coding sequence ATGAACAGTAAAGTCGAAGAAACCCCTAGTCTGCTCCGTCAGCGTGATCAATTCGTGCCACGTGGCCTGGTTACCGCGCATCCGCTGGTGATCGACCGGGCCCAGGGCTCGGAACTGTGGGATGTGGACGGCAAGCGCTACCTGGACTTCGTCGGCGGCATCGGTGTCTTGAACGTCGGCCACAATCACCCCAAGGTTGTCGCGGCCGTGCAGGCCCAATTGCAAAAAGTCTCCCACGCCTGCTTCCAAGTGGTCGCCTACAAACCCTATCTGGATCTGGCCCAGCGCCTGTGCGAAATGATTGGCGGCCAGCAGGCCTATAAAGCGGCGTTTTTCACCTCCGGCGCCGAAGCGGTGGAAAATGCCGTGAAGATCGCCCGTGCCCACACCAACCGTTCGGCCGTGATCGCTTTTCGTGGCGGCTTCCATGGCCGGACCTTGCTCGGCACCACGCTGACCGGGATGAGCCAACCGTACAAACAGAATTTCGGACCGTTTGCGCCAGAGGTGTTCCATACGCCGTATCCAAATGCCTATCGCGGTGTCACCAGCGAGATGGCGCTGGGGGCGTTGGATGAGCTGTTGGCGACCCAAGTGGCCCCTGAGCGCGTCGCGGCAATCATCATCGAACCGGTGCAGGGCGATGGCGGTTTTCTCTCGGCGCCGGTCGAGTTTCTCCAGGGTTTGCGTGCGCTGACCGAAAAACACGGCATTGTGTTGATCCTCGACGAAATCCAGACCGGTTTCGGTCGCACCGGTAAATGGTTCGGCTTCCAGCATGCCGGCATCCAGCCGGACCTGGTCACGGTCGCCAAGAGCCTGGCCGGTGGCTTGCCGCTGTCCGGCGTGGTCGGCAGGGCCGCGATCATGGACGCACCGTTGCCCGGTGGCCTGGGCGGTACTTACGGCGGCAACGCGCTGTCTTGCGCGGCGGCGCTGGCGGTGATCGAGGCCTACGAACAAGAACAGTTGCTGGCCCGTGGCTTGGCGTTGGGTGAGCGTCTGCGCGAAGGTCTGTTGCGCCTGCAAACCCGCTACCCGCAGATTGGCGATGTGCGCGGCAGTGGTTTCATGCTGGCCATCGAGCTGATCAAGGACGATGAGGCGCGCACGCCGGACGCGGACTTGAACCAACGCCTGATCGATGAAGCACGGGCGGGCGGGCTGTTGGTGATCAAGTGCGGGGTGTATCGCAACGTCCTGCGCTTCCTCGCACCGCTGGTGACGAGCGACGCGCAGATTGACGAAGCATTGCAGATTCTCGACGCTGCCCTGGCACGCGTGTTGGGCTGA
- a CDS encoding Lrp/AsnC family transcriptional regulator, with amino-acid sequence MEGLAKLDRIDISILVELQKDGRMTNVSLADAVGLSASPCLQRVKRLESLGYISSYKAHLNLAKITDSVTVFTEVTLSDHKREDFAKFESNIRLVDEVLECHLISGGYDYLVRFMTRSIQDYQEVMESLLDKNIGISKYFSYIVIKSPVRKDEIPLRKLLRH; translated from the coding sequence ATGGAAGGTTTAGCGAAACTGGACCGAATCGACATCAGCATTTTGGTAGAGCTTCAAAAAGACGGCCGCATGACCAACGTCAGCCTGGCCGATGCGGTAGGCCTGTCGGCCAGCCCATGCTTGCAACGGGTCAAACGGCTGGAATCGCTGGGGTATATTTCCAGCTACAAGGCCCATCTGAACCTGGCCAAGATTACCGATTCAGTGACGGTTTTCACTGAAGTCACCTTGAGCGACCACAAGCGCGAAGACTTCGCGAAATTCGAATCCAACATCCGTCTGGTGGATGAGGTGCTCGAATGTCACCTGATCAGCGGGGGCTACGATTACCTGGTGCGCTTCATGACCCGCAGCATCCAGGATTACCAGGAGGTGATGGAGAGCCTGCTGGACAAGAACATCGGCATCTCCAAGTACTTCAGCTACATCGTGATCAAATCGCCGGTGCGCAAGGACGAGATTCCGTTGCGTAAGCTGTTGCGCCACTAA
- a CDS encoding 2-hydroxyacid dehydrogenase, whose protein sequence is MALLYKADPVRGELWRRLFAEHAPDIEWRAWPDIGDPRDIRYLAAWQAPDDVQTLLPNLEVLFALSAGVDQLDLDRLPATLPVVRLLDPGISQGMCEYASFAVLSLHRDMLRYRQQQAERRWQAHRLVPAAQRRVGVMGLGLQAQQILATLKAFGFALSGWARSAHDIAGVECFAGSDQLPAFLGQCDIVVCVLPLTEQTRGILNRQLFQHLPRGAALVNMGRGGHLVETDLLEALADGQLSAAVLDVLEQEPASPDHPFWNHPQILLTPHIAAMTQPESAFGVLLDNIRRHQRGESMLGLVDRERNY, encoded by the coding sequence ATGGCCCTGCTCTATAAAGCTGACCCGGTACGCGGTGAACTCTGGCGACGGTTGTTCGCCGAACACGCTCCGGATATCGAATGGCGTGCCTGGCCGGACATCGGCGATCCGCGGGATATCCGCTACTTGGCGGCTTGGCAGGCGCCGGACGACGTGCAAACGTTATTGCCAAACCTGGAGGTGCTGTTCGCCTTGTCCGCCGGGGTCGATCAGCTGGACCTCGACCGCTTGCCAGCAACGCTGCCGGTGGTGCGCCTGCTCGATCCGGGCATCAGCCAGGGCATGTGCGAATACGCCAGTTTTGCCGTACTCAGCTTGCATCGGGACATGCTGCGCTATCGCCAACAGCAGGCAGAACGCCGCTGGCAGGCACACCGCCTGGTGCCCGCAGCGCAGCGCCGGGTGGGCGTCATGGGCCTCGGTTTGCAGGCACAACAGATACTCGCCACGTTGAAGGCATTCGGCTTCGCCCTGTCGGGTTGGGCACGCAGCGCGCATGACATCGCCGGCGTGGAGTGTTTTGCCGGGAGCGACCAACTGCCAGCGTTTCTCGGTCAATGCGACATCGTCGTCTGCGTCCTGCCCCTGACCGAACAAACCCGAGGTATTCTCAACCGCCAGTTGTTCCAACACCTGCCCAGAGGCGCGGCCCTGGTCAACATGGGTCGGGGTGGACATTTGGTAGAAACGGATCTGTTGGAAGCGCTCGCCGATGGCCAACTGAGCGCGGCGGTGCTCGACGTGCTGGAACAGGAGCCGGCGTCACCGGACCACCCTTTCTGGAACCACCCGCAGATCCTGCTGACGCCGCACATCGCGGCAATGACCCAACCTGAAAGTGCGTTCGGCGTGTTGCTGGACAATATCCGTCGGCATCAACGGGGCGAATCGATGCTGGGGCTGGTTGACCGTGAAAGAAACTATTGA